One Onychostoma macrolepis isolate SWU-2019 chromosome 15, ASM1243209v1, whole genome shotgun sequence DNA segment encodes these proteins:
- the tubd1 gene encoding tubulin delta chain isoform X2: protein MEPKVISQAIAKASKSGRWRYGDKAHFSQKQGSGNNWANGFCVHGPRHEEAVEDLVRMEMERCDRLAGIFTMMSVAGGTGSGVGTYITQCLRDLYPNSFILNQVTWPYGAGEVIVQNYNSVLTLSNLYQLSDAILVHENDTVHKICSQLMNIKHISISDVNKVIAHQLASVLQPAYTADSPCHYSTNPIGELLTSLVCHPEYKLLSLCNIPQMSSTSLAYSVFNWPGLLKHLRQMLIASARMEEGIDWTVSAPSEVTSGGESATNSRHKNFNLSLANILILRGKDVSTAVTDGFKDPALYVPWLKTENIFSTWTSPVAFNGYEKSATLVSNSQSLLKPLDNIVRKAWNMFASRAYVHQYIKFGISEEDFLDSFTALEQIISSYTHL, encoded by the exons ATGGAGCCCAAAGTTATCTCTCAAGCAATAGCCAAGGCTTCAAAATCTGGAAGATGGAGATATGGAGACAAAGCACATTTCTCCCAGAAGCAGGGCTCTGGAAACAATTGGGCGAATGG GTTCTGTGTTCATGGACCACGTCATGAAGAGGCTGTGGAGGATCTGGTTCGGATGGAGATGGAGCGCTGTGATCGTCTGGCTGGGATTTTCACCATGATGAGTGTTGCAGGCGGCACCGGTTCTGGTGTGGGAACCTACATCACTCAATGTTTGAGGGACTTATATCCCAATTCCTTCATCCTCAATCAAGTAACATGGCCATATGGAGCTGGCGAG GTGATTGTGCAAAACTACAACTCTGTGCTGACACTGTCAAACCTATACCAGCTCTCTGATGCTATTCTGGTTCACGAGAACGACACTGTGCACAAAATCTGCAGCCAGCTGATGAACATCAAACACATCTCCATCAGTGACGTTAATAAGGTGATCGCTCACCAGCTGGCCAGCGTACTTCAGCCCGCTTATACCGCTGATTCACCCTGCCATTACAGCACAAACCCCATAG GGGAATTACTGACTTCTTTGGTGTGTCACCCTGAGTACAAACTGCTCAGCTTGTGTAACATTCCTCAGATGTCCAGCACGTCTCTGGCCTATAGTGTGTTTAACTGGCCAGGGTTGCTCAAGCATTTACGTCAAATGCTCATCGCCAGCGCTAGGATGGAGGAGG GAATTGACTGGACAGTAAGCGCCCCATCAGAGGTCACATCTGGAGGAGAGAGTGCGACTAACAGCAGGCATAAAAATTTCAATTTATCACTTGCCAATATTCTAATACTACGTGGGAAAGATGTCTCTACTGCAGTTACAG ATGGCTTTAAGGATCCTGCATTATATGTGCCGTggcttaaaacagaaaatattttcagCACATGGACCTCTCCTGTCGCCTTCAATGGATATGAAAAGTCCGCCACTTTGGTCAGTAACAGCCAGTCACTTTTGAAACCCCTGGACAATATAGTCAGGAAGGCTTGGAATATGTTTGCATCAAG GGCCTATGTTCATCAGTATATAAAGTTTGGAATCTCCGAGGAGGATTTTCTGGACAGTTTTACAGCACTAGAACAGATCATCTCCAGCTACACACACCTCTGA
- the tubd1 gene encoding tubulin delta chain isoform X1 produces MSVVSLQLGQCGNQIGHELFNVISDDSNGPNRKKYKQCSDERFFYERSTGELVARSVLVDMEPKVISQAIAKASKSGRWRYGDKAHFSQKQGSGNNWANGFCVHGPRHEEAVEDLVRMEMERCDRLAGIFTMMSVAGGTGSGVGTYITQCLRDLYPNSFILNQVTWPYGAGEVIVQNYNSVLTLSNLYQLSDAILVHENDTVHKICSQLMNIKHISISDVNKVIAHQLASVLQPAYTADSPCHYSTNPIGELLTSLVCHPEYKLLSLCNIPQMSSTSLAYSVFNWPGLLKHLRQMLIASARMEEGIDWTVSAPSEVTSGGESATNSRHKNFNLSLANILILRGKDVSTAVTDGFKDPALYVPWLKTENIFSTWTSPVAFNGYEKSATLVSNSQSLLKPLDNIVRKAWNMFASRAYVHQYIKFGISEEDFLDSFTALEQIISSYTHL; encoded by the exons ATGTCGGTTGTAAGCTTACAGTTGGGTCAGTGTGGGAATCAGATAGGACACGAGCTCTTTAATGTCATTAGCGATGATTCCAATGGACCAAACAGAAAGAAGTACAAGCAATGCAGTGATGAGAGGTTCTTTTATGAGAGATCTACTGGAG AACTTGTGGCGCGGTCAGTACTTGTTGATATGGAGCCCAAAGTTATCTCTCAAGCAATAGCCAAGGCTTCAAAATCTGGAAGATGGAGATATGGAGACAAAGCACATTTCTCCCAGAAGCAGGGCTCTGGAAACAATTGGGCGAATGG GTTCTGTGTTCATGGACCACGTCATGAAGAGGCTGTGGAGGATCTGGTTCGGATGGAGATGGAGCGCTGTGATCGTCTGGCTGGGATTTTCACCATGATGAGTGTTGCAGGCGGCACCGGTTCTGGTGTGGGAACCTACATCACTCAATGTTTGAGGGACTTATATCCCAATTCCTTCATCCTCAATCAAGTAACATGGCCATATGGAGCTGGCGAG GTGATTGTGCAAAACTACAACTCTGTGCTGACACTGTCAAACCTATACCAGCTCTCTGATGCTATTCTGGTTCACGAGAACGACACTGTGCACAAAATCTGCAGCCAGCTGATGAACATCAAACACATCTCCATCAGTGACGTTAATAAGGTGATCGCTCACCAGCTGGCCAGCGTACTTCAGCCCGCTTATACCGCTGATTCACCCTGCCATTACAGCACAAACCCCATAG GGGAATTACTGACTTCTTTGGTGTGTCACCCTGAGTACAAACTGCTCAGCTTGTGTAACATTCCTCAGATGTCCAGCACGTCTCTGGCCTATAGTGTGTTTAACTGGCCAGGGTTGCTCAAGCATTTACGTCAAATGCTCATCGCCAGCGCTAGGATGGAGGAGG GAATTGACTGGACAGTAAGCGCCCCATCAGAGGTCACATCTGGAGGAGAGAGTGCGACTAACAGCAGGCATAAAAATTTCAATTTATCACTTGCCAATATTCTAATACTACGTGGGAAAGATGTCTCTACTGCAGTTACAG ATGGCTTTAAGGATCCTGCATTATATGTGCCGTggcttaaaacagaaaatattttcagCACATGGACCTCTCCTGTCGCCTTCAATGGATATGAAAAGTCCGCCACTTTGGTCAGTAACAGCCAGTCACTTTTGAAACCCCTGGACAATATAGTCAGGAAGGCTTGGAATATGTTTGCATCAAG GGCCTATGTTCATCAGTATATAAAGTTTGGAATCTCCGAGGAGGATTTTCTGGACAGTTTTACAGCACTAGAACAGATCATCTCCAGCTACACACACCTCTGA
- the vmp1 gene encoding vacuole membrane protein 1, with protein MAANGAECEQPQKRLGPKDKQNGSSTDSSLRERKQLDREERLSLVLWKRPFTTLQYFCIETLITLKEWTWKLWQRRGVVFLTVVLFSLFSMAYSIEGAHQEYVQYLEKKFLWCAYWVGLGILSSVGLGTGLHTFLLYLGPHIASVTLAAYECGSVNFPEPPYPAQIVCPEEEVLQESISLWTIMSKVRLEACMWGAGTAIGELPPYFMARAARMSGADPDDEDYEEFEEMLEQAQSAQDFATRAKLAVQNMVQRVGFFGILACASIPNPLFDLAGITCGHFLIPFWTFFGATLIGKAIIKMHIQKLFVIITFSKHIVEQMVSLIGIIPGIGASLQKPFREYLEAQRAKLHNPAGDGAAAGESWLSWVFEKVVLVMVCYFILSIINSMAQSYAKRLQQKKYSEEKTK; from the exons ATGGCTGCAAATGGAGCAGAATGTGAACAGCCACAGAAAAGACTAGGACCTAAAGACAAGCAGAATGGCAGTTCTACAG ATTCAtctctgagagagagaaagcagcTGGACAGGGAAGAGCGTCTCTCTTTAGTACTGTGGAAGAGGCCTTTTACCACACTACAGTATTTCTGCATAGAAACCCTCATTACCCTGAAAGAATGGACGTGGAA GCTTTGGCAGAGAAGAGGGGTGGTATTTTTGACTGTAGTCCTTTTTTCACTTTTCTCAATGGCTTACTCAATAGAAGGAGCACATCAAGAG TATGTACAGTACCTGGAGAAGAAGTTCCTGTGGTGTGCCTACTGGGTAGGCCTGGGTATTTTGTCTTCAGTCGGTCTTGGCACTGGACTGCACACTTTCCTTCTGTACCTG GGTCCACACATAGCTTCCGTCACCTTGGCTGCATATGAATGTGGCTCTGTGAATTTCCCTGAGCCGCCCTACCCAGCCCAGATAGTGTGTCCGGAGGAGGAGGTCCTGCAGGAGAGCATCTCATTATGGACTATCATGTCGAAGGTTCGCCTGGAGGCCTGCATGTGG GGTGCGGGCACAGCTATTGGAGAGCTTCCTCCTTACTTCATGGCCCGGGCGGCACGGATGTCTGGAGCAGATCCTGATGATGAAGACTATGAGGAATTTGAGGAGATGCTGGAGCAGGCACAGAGCGCACAG GACTTTGCAACAAGAGCCAAGCTTGCAGTGCAAAACATGGTGCAGAGAGTGGGATTTTTTGGAATTCTAGCTTGTGCCTCC ATCCCAAATCCCTTGTTTGACCTGGCTGGAATCACCTGTGGTCATTTCCTAATTCCATTCTGGACCTTCTTTGGAGCGACTCTCATCGGAAAGGCCATTATTAAGATGCACATTCAG AAACTATTTGTTATCATAACATTCAGCAAGCACATAGTGGAGCAGATGGTCTCTCTGATCGG TATTATCCCTGGAATCGGAGCATCTCTTCAGAAACCTTTTAGGGAGTACTTGGAGGCCCAGAGAGCCAAGCTTCATAACCCAGCGGGTGATGGAGCAGCAGCA ggTGAAAGCTGGCTCTCGTGGGTATTTGAGAAAGTGGTGCTGGTCATGGTGTGCTATTTTATTCTGTCCATCATTAACTCCATGGCACAGAGCTACGCCAAGCGTCTCCAGCAGAAGAAGTACTCAGAAGAGAAGACAAAATGA